The Helicoverpa zea isolate HzStark_Cry1AcR chromosome 23, ilHelZeax1.1, whole genome shotgun sequence sequence gcccttttgagacaactttaatgaaatggtgacacaaaaccgacgattatcgctgtatacactatagaaatgtacccaaggacaatccccggttctgtgctaaactattgctaactatggatgaaaactacttaggctattgtgatgggatgctaatggactaggaatggggaaactacgggaactatggcacctgccgatgacaatgtattaaatacatgttaaaatggcaataTTACCTATTACTATTAAAGAAGTtactattaaaacaaaacaataaaagtgACTAACCAGATACCTAGGTTCACCAATGGCCAAAGTCCCGTTAACAATTCTGCGTTCACAGTGTGTCACTAAAACAGCAAACGAATGATAATGAGACGGATTTTTAAAACCAAATACCTAGTTTTATTAGCATAAACCTTGAAATCATTTAAGAAACTGGACAGGATTCTGTTTATGGAATTTAAGTAACATCTCACAAAGCAACTCACATTTTATCAAACATGGAAGAAATAAGGCGcacgtaaataaagaaaacataattatttcatttgaatGTCGTAGGAGaaaattgaaaacatattttatgaatCCATATTGGATTACATGAATGCCATTAAAGCGTTACAGCTGAAATGAAAGAAGAttccattaaaaaaagaaaaccaatacttaaagtttaaaatttatCCAAAATCAACATTTTCTGATCCTAACGCTAACACAATAATTGTGAGCTCACTTAGGCGTTTGATTGCATGTATATTTTATACACGCTGAATATtttggtacctacctatttacttttttcAAAGCAAGGTGTCCCTATATAGCGAAATGATCCCTAATGGGGTGACTTTGATTACGTTTAAAGAAAAGGGTACTTAGAACGTAAACGATTTGACTTATATTCAGGGGTATGCCGCTAGGTTCAATCTCGAGTCCAATATGCTGGTAAATTGAGATAGTTGCGTTGATAGTGtctaaaataatacctaaaaaaATGCTCATACATTTTTCAATGATCTTGTGAATGTGGTTAtcgcaattaatttatttttataattttaaaagaagaaaGGAAATCTTACTATCAATCTATAAACTTTCATAATTATCTTGTTCATAGCAGAATCCACATATTTTTGAgagtaactttattttaaagtttcaaaAAAGTACCTGCCGTTGGTTTTTAAAATGGTTTGCTAAAATGtcctgaaaagaaaataaaaaaacagcaaaattaagATTAATTTCACGAAAAGgctacaaaataatgaaaattccATAAAGAAATAATCATTGCTATTCAATTATTCCGTTCCATTCCGtcaaactataatttatttggCCACGTAGTTCGCAATCAATCAAGGctagattttaaaatgtttgccaaAGACATAGAGTtactgatattttttatgattatttacgGTAAGGAGCCAAGTTGCATCCTTGaataaacttataaaatgtATCTCTAGGAGATAGTGTTACACAGCTGCTTacatttaaattcaacaacatttatttccttGTTGAAAATAAaccacttagttttttttttttaataaaagaacaagttttcaaaacaacATCTTAAAAAGTTCTGTTTTTTCTTAGTGTCGCAGTGCCAAAGAAGAATCAAAGATGGTGTAGAAGTTGTGGAAAGCAAGACATACGTGGTAAGTTTTACACCTTCTCAGAGTTGAGCTTTGCAAAATTAGGTTGTAACGGAACTgtataaagttgaaaatatatttcaggtATATTTAGTGAAGGCACCAATATCTCTAGTTGCATATGACTACTGGCTATGTGGGGGCGCTATAGTCAGCAGTGAATTTGTGATAACTTCAGCGGCATGCGTCCATGATGTGGATTACCTATACGTTGTGGCAGGGTACAAAAAATACGTTCAGGATAGCGAGCTGGAGACTGATAAGTGTACctcaaaaatgaaaaagaaaatcattTATACTTGTTCACCTAAAcgtaattcaatttatttttctttgccaTCAATTAGTTAAGGTTAAGATGACTAAACCCTAAGGACGGACTGTATAGCACTCGTTGAACGAGGTCTTAATCTATAATAGGCTTTAGCTATAATTTACACAGACACAGTCCAGATTTCCATTGTTGTCAAACTTTTTAGAATTCAGATTATCCCTTGAAATAGATTGCAAAGAACTTAAAAAATGATATTATTCCAGACTACGAGTTGAAATACGGTGAACTAGATTACTGGTCGCATATAGACGTGGCTCTAGTGAGGGTTGAATCACCGTTTAATTTTAACGATACCAACTATGAAACGTTGTGTTCGTACAAACCAACGACTATACCCATCAACTATGAATTGAAATATCAGGAGCCTGGCACTGATGCTCTTGTGTTGGGATGGGGACACAAAGAAAAATGGCGAAAGGTAACGTTGCTAAGTATAGTATAAACTAAAAGAAATGTTAATGAAACTGTCATAACAGAAGGCAAGTCTTTATAACCTACTTTACTTTCAGCCAGGTGACAACACCAACTACAATTCAGAATTTTTAAGATATGCTCCAACGTTGTTACTGAATAAAACTGAATGCAATCAACATTACGAAGATTACAAGAACATGAGTGACGTCATCGATCGATATATGATTTGTTCTCTAGGAAAAGGAAATATAGATGATGGGGGCAACACTATTCAGAAGAGTTTGCCGGTAGAAAATGGGTGTACCTCCAAGCAACAAAAGGTTTTAGGCTTTGAAGGTGTATCGGTAAGCATCGATTTTCGATGAAAAACTCCACATTCATCAGAAAGTTAACTTAAATACTgtgtatttttgaaaatcttaaaatatttcttggTTTCATTAAAATGATAGACACAGGATTATTATCTACTTAGAACTTGTCTGCAGTGTAGTAGTGATAATGATACTCCTAGCGAATTATCGGCTAGAGCGGCTGTCgtcatataggtacctaatgagattaaccaactgcgcaggacatataacAGTGTACAAGCATTCGCGCAGATACAGgttgcactcactattccttcactctcatagcccgatggaacGTTAATCCGACACGAACGGAGAGAAATCAGGCGAGGGACCGATTTTAATGTGCACTCCGATGCACGATGTATCAATGACCAACTTTCaagctccgggctgctttgtgaaagttactaaaacccacaaagcgatttcgaccCGAGTAGTACGTATGCAATAGatatacattaaaattaaattagctcCCTATTTAGTGTGAACTACCGAGTACAGAGGACGTTTCGGATGAAGATGGCCGGAGAAGCGCCAAAAAGCTCAAGCAAATTAACGGTTCTTCGACTGAAGTTCTAAACGACACATATTTACTAGACATGATAGACGATCCTAGAAGATCTGGAATTTGTCAGGTacttaaaaacacaatttttagtTTTGGATGTTTCTTTATTAATctcagtagtttttttttgggaatgAGGAATATCAGACAAAATACAGGGTCTATTTACCCCATCTGTTTATAGCTCAGTGTAGGTATTAAAAGTTTACCAATCATACCCGTCATCAGACACACTACTGGTTGCATCATTTATCTTAAACGTAACATCTTATTTATCGTGCTCACTAATAAGTTCCTGCTAATAAACTGGTAAGGGTGTCTTCAAAATATTTCTCCGAAGAAGAGGTAAATAGAATTGAGGAtcaaaaatttttattattatgtactcctctgcTGTCTCTTCACTCATTTCTCTTACCGCCATATTGCCCaatctttcaaaattattttgtcaattgattgctattctttgtaattttatagaATGACCATGGAGGGCCACTAGTCACCTGGGCAGGTGCACGTGAAATCCTCATTGGCATAGCATCGGTATTCAAGGTTTCTGATGAGTTGGAATGTATGGGACCCTACTTGTACACCAGTACTCTTTGTGTAGGAGCATTCTTAGAATGTATACTGGTCTCCGAATCTTTACCAGACATGAAGAAAACGTAAGTTTTATTGGTAATTGTATAGTGCCCTCAAATTGAGGCTTACAAATGATTAAAAGcataaagataaattatagaGGTACAAAAGTTCCAATAATCCTAGTAAAGTTTGACGATGACTTCTCATGTGCCTTTCCAGAACATAGttgtttaactaaaaataaattaaaaatatttatttttcaagaagCCGACGGAGTCGACGGAACGATATGTGTGACAGACCACCGAGTGAGAGAGGATATGACACTGTCGAAAAATACATATCATGGAAAGACCACCCTGCAGGGTAAGTTATTTACCATGTGAACTGACTTAACAAATCTCTGTCTaccaaaataaagtttaaattaacattacttTATAACAATTATATATGTGCCGACCCcctattatttattgatacaaACTTCGTTTAACAATGTTTAGAGCTACCCATCTCGCGATTCTTAAGATTACATTCCTTCTTTTTACCTTGTATCTTTTATCTTCATCTTTTCTACGTGAATatgattcaaattatttttccagACCTGCAGACAATGAAAGAGTTGGCAGGGCTTCAATTCCAAAGCCTTTCAATAAGTACTCAGCTGGAGCAAACGCGCAGAGCGACGGTCAATCAGATTATGAATCAAATGAAATGCATCACAAATTATCAGCATTACGTGAACATAATGTAGGATATCATTTCGATATGTTTAGGAATCCGCCAAAAGTTGATAGGTATCCTAAGAAGGAAGAGTATCCTCCGAAACAAGAGTATCCTCAGTATAATCAACCTCCACAAAGCATGGGAATCCCACCACCAAATGTGAGGAACCCTCCACATACTGTGAGAAACCCACCACTGAATTATGGGAATCAACAATCCAATTCTTGGAATCCACCAGCCAATGTCAGATATACAGGAACGAACTATTATCCAGCGAATATAAGATACACAACTCGGAATCCTCGGGGAATAAATGTTATGGTCCCACCAAAGGCGCCAGGAGGAAAAGTGTACCCAGGAACCGGTTGGCATCCAGCGAATCGAGCTCCACAAAAAGTACCACCGAAAAATCCTTTTCCAATGCGAGCTCTGCGGCCGTTACGAAATTGAGTCATCGTCGTCATCACATTTGGCAGTCCCACTTTCGTCAAGCCCTGCTGTGGGACAGTTAAGCCAGAATTAAGGAGCGTTACACCACACTTCCTCAACGCGGATTAGGGGTCATTTATACTTTATTACTcagtagatatttattttgttgttaatattaaaatgtagcttaaaatgtaaatattttttcacaaattCTTGTTTATTTCTGTCGGTGGCTTTCAACTCATCGTAAACTTTTGCCTGTATTTGGGGCACAAATATCAAATCTGCCTTGTATGGTATAGTAGTAAGGTTTgccattttttaaatgattatgAGGGTTATCCGAACGTGGGATTTCCGAATAAAAGCCAATCCTCACATGATTCTTGCTATAAACTCAGGACGTTCAAAGTTCAAGTAACGAAAGCTaaaattcatacaatatttttcatatcatGAAAGCAGCAGCAGAAATAGATAAAGTTGAAACTTATACTATAGATAAGCTTATCGGAACattgagaaataatttaaaacaataaaaagtaataattcaGATACACTCAATTACTTCGTTAGCCAAtcaaatcataatttattttgttacgtGTTTTTAAAGAGACGAGGTGTAAGTCACGATGTTTGTATTCACAAATACATTGgagcttttgttattttttatttttatattttgtaaaggtAAGTAGATGATTAATCCAATTGAGTAATGAAGCTCTTATTATTCGtgtgaaaaaatacatttatttcttcCATCCCTATTTGGTTTTAGTGTGTTATTGTCAAAGAAGAATTGAAGAAGGCATGAATTTAACTACTTCATCGCCCAAACCATACGTTGTAAGTTATTTCACGTTTCATAATTGTTTGATACTACTTCATAATCAATCATGACGAAAACGTTCCTATTAAAAACGTATAAATGTAGTACTGGATTCTACACATGGGAACTGTTGCAATTTCCGATGTTTATCCTAACCTTTTCCTACTCAGTATAGGATGTGAGAGATATACCCACGGAGGAGAAACTTCTCCTCCGTGGATATACCTTATATGAAAGTATATACTTATAACTTTGATAACTCTAtctttgg is a genomic window containing:
- the LOC124642029 gene encoding uncharacterized protein LOC124642029; amino-acid sequence: MKKKIIYTCSPKHYELKYGELDYWSHIDVALVRVESPFNFNDTNYETLCSYKPTTIPINYELKYQEPGTDALVLGWGHKEKWRKPGDNTNYNSEFLRYAPTLLLNKTECNQHYEDYKNMSDVIDRYMICSLGKGNIDDGGNTIQKSLPVENGCTSKQQKVLGFEGVSCELPSTEDVSDEDGRRSAKKLKQINGSSTEVLNDTYLLDMIDDPRRSGICQNDHGGPLVTWAGAREILIGIASVFKVSDELECMGPYLYTSTLCVGAFLECILVSESLPDMKKTSRRSRRNDMCDRPPSERGYDTVEKYISWKDHPAGPADNERVGRASIPKPFNKYSAGANAQSDGQSDYESNEMHHKLSALREHNVGYHFDMFRNPPKVDRYPKKEEYPPKQEYPQYNQPPQSMGIPPPNVRNPPHTVRNPPLNYGNQQSNSWNPPANVRYTGTNYYPANIRYTTRNPRGINVMVPPKAPGGKVYPGTGWHPANRAPQKVPPKNPFPMRALRPLRN